CAACACGCCCAGGAACTCGCACAACTCCTGAAGGGCAGAAACGCCCTTGTCAATCTCATCCCTTACAACCCCATCCAGGGATTGCCCTACGAGCCGCCGGAGCGACGGGATGTTGCCCGGTTTGTGGATGTCCTCACTCGGGCGGGTATCCAGGTCACGGTCCGCTATCGAAAAGGGGCCGAGATTGAGGCGGCCTGCGGTCAGCTTCGGCGCCTCCATCCGGAAATTGCAAGCAAGTCCAAGAAAAAAAAGAAAAAGAAAAGCAAAGCTGCGGATGAAAATGCTGTCCAGACTGGGGAAACGGTCTCCGTGGTGAGCGGCGAGGGGGGCAACGGAAAGCCGGAAGCGGCGTTAACCGACTCGGTGGTGATGTCTGGCGATCCGACCGTGGTCGTCACCGATGTCGAAATCATGAATTTTGAAGAGATCGCGGAGCCGGAAACAAGCGAATCCAAACGGGATTCAGAATAAAAACCCCTGTTCTGGCTGAGGAGTACGCAACCCTGTCAGGCCCAGGTGCTCATACGCCTTGGGGGTGATCTTTCTGCCCCGCGGCGTTCGAATCAACAGCTCGCAACGCAGAAGAAAGGGTTCGACCTCGTCCACAAGGGTATCGGGTGACAGGTTAAGGGTGTGGGCGACGGCTTCCACGCCCACAGGGCCGCCGTTGAACACTCTCGCTATCGTCTCCAGGTATTTGCGGTCCTGGGGATCCAACCCGAGGGAATCAACTCCCTGCATCTCCAGGGCGTCCTCGGCAACGCTTCGTGTGATTCGGCCCCGGGCCTTGCTGGTGGCATAGTCCCTCACCCAGCGAAGGCGGTTGTTGGCGATCCGCGGTGTTCCGCGGCTGCGGCGTGCGATCTCTTCCGCCGCGTCATCTTCGATGGGCACATTCAGCTTGCGGGCGTTGCGGCGAACGATCTCGGCAAGCTCTTCGACGGTGTAAAAATCCAAGTGTTCCCGCATGTGAAAGCGGTCCCGAAGCGGGGCGGAAAGCAAACCGGAACGCGTGGTGGCACCGATCAGCGTGAATGGTTTGAGTCGAATGTTGAGCGTGCGAGCATTCACGCCTTCTCCCAGCGTGATGTCAATCCGGAAATCCTCCATGGCGGGATAAAGGAATTCCTCCACCGCTTTCTGCATCCGGTGGATTTCGTCGATGAAGAGAACCGAGCGTTCCTCCGCATTGGTGAGGTAAGGGATCAGGTCCTTGGGAGCTTTCAACGTGGCCCCGCTGGCGATTTGGACGCTGACCCCGAGGTGTCGGGGAATACACAGCGCAAAGGTAGTTTTGCCCAGTCCCGGTGGTCCGTCAAAAAGGATGTGCCCGAGCGGCTCATTGCGTTTAAGCGCCGCGTCGATGGCGATCTTGAGGCGTTCATAGACAGCGCGCTGGCCGACCATCTCCTCCATTCGCTGGGGACGGAGAAGGCGATCCTCATCGTCGCGGATCTTTGTCGGTCTAAGGACCGGTTCGCGTGCCATTCTCGGGGACTGCCGAAAAAGGGGTGATATATTCCAACCGTATTTCCCAGCCTGCCCAATTGATCG
This is a stretch of genomic DNA from Thermogutta terrifontis. It encodes these proteins:
- the ruvB gene encoding Holliday junction branch migration DNA helicase RuvB, coding for MAREPVLRPTKIRDDEDRLLRPQRMEEMVGQRAVYERLKIAIDAALKRNEPLGHILFDGPPGLGKTTFALCIPRHLGVSVQIASGATLKAPKDLIPYLTNAEERSVLFIDEIHRMQKAVEEFLYPAMEDFRIDITLGEGVNARTLNIRLKPFTLIGATTRSGLLSAPLRDRFHMREHLDFYTVEELAEIVRRNARKLNVPIEDDAAEEIARRSRGTPRIANNRLRWVRDYATSKARGRITRSVAEDALEMQGVDSLGLDPQDRKYLETIARVFNGGPVGVEAVAHTLNLSPDTLVDEVEPFLLRCELLIRTPRGRKITPKAYEHLGLTGLRTPQPEQGFLF